A stretch of DNA from Mesorhizobium onobrychidis:
GTCACAGCCAGCAGACGAGACGAATGCACTTACCGCATTCGCCAGATTGGATGAGTTCGACCACAAGTAATTGCCTGCTGCAGCGCCGCCCGTGGCAGCGACAAGTATCCAGCCATATGGAATGCTGTTGCGGGGCTTTGCTTTGCCCCATGGAAGATCGGCCATTGCCATCTCTCCCCAAGGGAGAATGCGTCGGGGCCGGCGGCTTCGTCAAGCGGTTGCTAATGCAAGGCTTGACCTTGGATCGAGGTCGTGGTCCCTTTACCAAAAAAGGAGGGAACCAACCCCCATGAAGAAGAAGCTGAAATTCAATTCAGCCAAAGTCCGAAGCGAACTGGTCGAGATCCAACGCGGGAAATGCTACTACTGCAAGGAACCGTTCACCGAGACCGGACCGAAGCAAGCCACCCTAGAGCACAAGAAGCCCAAAATGGATGGCGGCACGAACGAGCGGTCCAATCTGGCCGCCGCTTGCCTTGAGTGCAATCAGCGTCTCGGCCGGCAAATGAACGCTGCCAAGCAACGAAAAGCTATGGGAGCCGAGCGCTCGAAGCGCCCGGAGTCTGAATGCGCGACAGCGTACTGACAGATCGTCCAGGCCGCGGCTGGACGCCCTGGGCGGAAGGCACCGGCGAGAGCGCCATCGATGGTATCGAGTACTGGGGATGTCGCCAGCCTCAATGGTGTATGCGGAAGAAGCCGGCCGACTGGCAGCCTTTGCCCGATGTCTACCGATTGCGCACGAGGAGGAAAAGCTGGCGGCGATAGAGCGATTCCCCGCCGGAGCTCAGGCCAGGGCTTTGCAGCGCCTCATTCAGGCCAGCGAGAAGCGCCGGCGTGCGCGAGGCGCTTCGGCGGCGTAGGAGAGCGCCCAGCCGGAACGCGCGCTGGTGGGCTCCTAAGGGCTAATCCAAGGGGCACTGGCACGCGAGCTTCCATTCTTCAGCCTGTATGATTCAGTAGTCTGGTGGAGGTGTCACGACGATGTTCGGTATTGGCGCGATCGATGCCTTCTACGGTAATCGCGAACATCCCGTTTTCGACCCTTCCTATCCAGCCTTTTGCTTTTAGATACCAGAGATGAAACTCCAGATGTTCACGCGGACAGCCCGACATGCGTTCGAGTTCTTCATCGCCAATGCCAGGATTGTTGACGTCTTGTCGACGTTTGACATAAAGCAGCGAGAGCAGTTTGGCCTGAATGACGCCGTCCCGTTCGATTCCTTTAGTGTTGCTGACTTCCTCAATCAACTCGCGGCGAAGTTTCAAATGGTCTTTATACTGAATGTCGTACTGCACGCGTTTGACCGGATCTTTGAGAGTATTATGGGCCTCCGCGATTTCACTGAAGCGTGATGCATCGCCGGTATCCTGATTGTCGGGATGGTAGCGCATAGCAAAATAACGAAATACCCGTTCTATCGTTTCCGAGTTGGCGTTCGGGCTGATTTCCAGGAGTTCGTAGTAGTCAATGAACAAAGTGGTGCTCCCACAACGGCATTGCGCACACAGTCGAGGGAACGTCGCCGGAGTGTCTTGCGGTCATAGCTAGAAATCCGCGCTTGCTGGTTTCTACTCGCTCAATTCGTGGCATTCGTCCCCTCCCGTTTTGCAGATACTAGCGCGCAAGCTTCGCCCCTGCAAAGGGCTGCCCTCATTCCGGTCATCCGCCGATATACGTCGGCGATCATGCTGCTGAAGTGATAGCGGCCGGGATCAGCCCGCCAATGCCAGCCCAACGGCTATTCCCTATTAACTGTCGACCCGCGGGTCTTTGATCGGCGTGAACTTTTCAACTCCTGGCGTCCAGATCATCGGCAGTCGCCAGCGGTCGCCTTTGCCAGAGGTCGAGATGCGTTCCTTCGTTGTGATCCACCATCGAATAACCAATGCGGCTTGGCCGAACCGTTTGAGGTCCGGCCACCCAGCTGTCGCAAGTGAAGGGGGTCTTCGAGAAACTCGATGGCTGGCTGCGGCGCAGACTACGCTGCATCCTGTGGCGCCAGTGGAAACGGCCTTGATTTTATTGGTGATCCCGACAGGAATCGAACCTGTGACCTACAGATTAGGAATCTGCCGCTCTATCCTACTGAGCTACGGGACCACGCGGCCCGACACATAACCGCTTCGGATCGTTTCGCCAAGAGGCAGGCTTGACGCAATCGGTCGGTTGCGGTGGATCGCAAAGATGAGCTGGGATAGCGGAACTTCGGACCACCGCCGCGCTTTAGTGTGCCGAAGGAGATGCCGCATGAGTGCTACGAAAGAGTTCTTTGAAACCTGGCTCCAGGAGAACGTCGGCGACCTGCCCGCTGAAAGCGAGGTGAGCGTGGCGGTCCTGGCTCAGCAATTCGAACAGGATGCCGACGCGGCCGGCTATGGGCACGAGGTGCGCGAAGACGAGATCGGCGACATTGAAGAGGCTATTGCGGAAGCCCTGAGCAAGGCCAGGGCAGGCGCAGAGCCGCAGGCTGCGGCCGAAGGGAGTGATCCGGCGCCCGTCATGGAGGCGCTGGAGGTCGACGACCCGAAGAGCGGACCATAGCGGTCCAGGCACCATCGATTGATTTTCGCATAGGTTCTTCGCACCGGTTGCGGCCGCCTCTGCCCTACATGACCGCCCATGATAGATGCGTGGGCGTCGCGTCGGCTGCCTACCCTCGGGGGCAAGCCCGAGCGTCGGCTTTGTGGGGGCATGCATTAAAGCGCGTCGCATTTGAACGGATCATGCGGCGCGCTTTAAGTTCTTGTTTTATGCATGTCGTTATCGCAAAACCGCTGCGCACCCTCGGGTCAGGCCCGAGGGCATGCTTTTGGGCGACATGCATCAGGCGGCCAGCGCCGTCTCCGCGAGCTTCACCCAATAGCTCATGCCGTGCGGGATGACCTCGTCGTTGAAGTCGTAGGCCGGATTGTGCAGACCGGCGGTGTCGCCATTGCCGATGAAGATGAAGGCGCCGGGCCGCGCCTCCAGCATATAGGAGAAATCCTCGCCGCCCATCACCGGCTGGATGGCGCGGTGCACATGGGCCTCGCCGGCGACATCAGCGGCGACGTCGCTGGCAAAGACCGTCTCTTCCGGATGGTTGAAGGTGACGGGATAATTGGCATTGTAATCGACCTCGATCGTTGCGCCGAAGGCCGCACCCACGCCCTCGCAGATGGCGCGCACGCGCTGCTCAGCCTTCCTGGCGACCTCCCCCTTCAGCGTGCGCACGGTGCCGGCGATCTCGGCGCTCTCGGGAATGACATTGTAGGCATCGCCGGCGTGGAATTTCGTCACCGACACCACGACAGCCTCGACCGGATCGGTGCTGCGCGAGGCGATCGTCTGCAGCGCGCCGACGAGCTGGCTGGTGATGACGATCGGGTCGATCGTGCCGTGCGGCATCGCCGCATGCCCGCCCCGGCCCTTGACGGTGATGGTGAATTCGGCGGTCGCCGCCATGATCGGGCCCGCCTTGATGGCGAATTGCCCGACCGGCAGGCCCGGCATGTTGTGCATGCCGAATACCTTGGAGATGCCGAAGCGCTCCATCATGCCGTCCTTGACCATCTCGTTGCCGCCACCGCCGCCTTCTTCGGCCGGCTGGAAGATCACTGCGACGGAGCCGGCGAAATTGCGCGTCTCTGCAAGATATTTGGCAGCACCGAGCAGCATCGCGGTGTGGCCGTCATGGCCGCAGGCGTGCATCTTGCCTGGAATGGTCGAGGCGTAGGGTTTTCCGGTGATCTCGTTGAGCGGCAGCGCGTCCATGTCGGCGCGCAGGCCGATGCTCGTGCCTTCGCCCAGGCGGCCGCGGATGATGCCGACGACGCCGGTCTTGCCGAGCCCGGTCACCACGTCGTCGCAACCGAAGGCCTTCAGCTTGTCGGTGACGAAGGCGGCGGTCTTGAAGACGTCGAAATTCAGCTCCGGCGTCTGGTGCAGATGGCGGCGCCAGCCGGCGACCTCGTCTTGCATTTCGGCGGCGCGGTTCAGGATCGGCATGATGGTTCCATCTCGCTGTTGGAGCAGACGGGCCTCTGCCTGCTGCTTTGCAAATTGTGCCTGCTGTTTTACAATTGTCATTCAGGCACTTTGCCATCTTGACGTCACATAGGCTAAATAGCACCGCAAGATTGCGATCCGGATAGGGGCCGGATCACCATGCTGGCGATCGCGTAACAAATCTTACGGAGCCAGAGGCGACTGCGGCAAGAGGCGATTTCGGATTCCACCATGCGGTACAGGCATTTCCTCAAACTATTGCTGGCGGGCGCCGTGGCGCTTCCGGTGCTGGCCGGACCGGCTCTTGCCAATCCGACGATCGTGTTCGAACTGGGGAACGGCAAGATCCTCCAGCATCAGGAGGCTTTCAAGCGCTGGTATCCTGCCTCGCTGACCAAGCTGATGACCGCCTATGTGGCATTTCGCGCGATTGCCGCGGGCGAGGTCCAGCTCGATTCGCCGATCAAGGTCACGAAGCGTTCCGCCGGCGAGCCGCCGAGCAAGATGGGCTTCAAGCCGGGTTCGGTCATGCGGCTCGACAACGCGCTGAAGATAATGTTGGTCAAGTCGGCCAACGATGTCGCCATGGCCGTCGGCGAGAACATCGGCGGTTCGCAGGTCGCTTTCGCCGAACGCATGAACACCGAGGCGCGCCGGCTCGGCATGACCGGAACGCATTTCGTCAACCCGAACGGGCTGTTTTCGCCGGACCAGTATACGACGGCGCGCGACCTCGGCTTGCTGGTGATGGCGATCCGCACTGAATTTCCGCAATATGCCCCATGGTTCTCGATCGAGGGCCTGGCCGTCGGCAAGAAGCAGATCCCGAACTACAATCTCCTGATCGGCCGCTATCCCGGCGCCGACGGCATGAAGACCGGTTTCGTCTGTCCCTCGGGCTTCAACATGATCGGCTCGGCAACACGCGACGGGCGCACGCTGGTGGCGGTGGTGCTTGGCGAGAAGTCGGCCGTCACCCGCGCCGAGACCGTCGCCAGGCTGCTCGACCACGGCTTTGCCACGCCGACACCGGGCTGGTTGACGGTGGCAGCGCTGCCTTCCTATGGCGACACCACATCGGTCAACAACTTGAATGACGAGATTTGCAAGAAGAAGCCGGCTAAGGAGCAGTCGGAATCTGTCACTGTCGGCGATAAGAATGCGCCAAAATCTCCCTATCGGAAAAAGCTCGACCATGTGCCGACATTGGTCGCCGTCGGCCTTGGCGGCGCCACCGGGCCGAAGCCGAAGGCGATGCTCGATGCATCGGGCCTGGAATATGCAGACGTGCCGCTGCCGAACTGGCGGCCTGACCTGCCGCCGCCGCCCGGCGCCGAGCCGGCAGTGATCGGTTCCGCCACTGCGGCCCAGGAGCCCGCCAAGGCCGTGAACTAGCCTGATGAGCAGCGGCTTTCCCATCGCCGTCTCGGTGCTGACCGGTTTTCTCGGCGCCGGCAAGACGACGCTGCTCAACCGGCTGCTCAGGGATCCCGCGCTTGCCGATACCGCGGTCATCATCAACGAGTTCGGCGAGGTGGCGATCGACCATCTCCTGGTCGAACAGGCCTCTGACGGCATAATCCAGCTTTCCGACGGCTGTCTCTGCTGCACGGTGCGCGGCGAACTGGTCGACACGCTGGCCGATCTCGTCGACCGGCTGCAGACCGGCCGCATCGCCCGGCTTGCCCGTGTCGTCATCGAAACCACCGGCCTCGCCGATCCGGCGCCGGTGCTGCAGTCGATCATGGCGCATCCGGCGCTGGTCCATGCCTTCCGGCTCGACGGCGTCATCACGCTGGTCGACGTCGTCAACGGCAATGCGACGCTGGACGCCCATGTCGAGGCGGTGAAGCAGGTGGCCGTCGCCGACCGCATCGTGCTGACGAAAGCCGATCTGGCCACCGATCCGCGCGACGTCGAGGCCTTGCGGGCCCGGCTGCGGCAGATCAATCCGGGTGCCGAGCTGCTCGATGCCGGTGACAGAAGAACCGATGTAGCGGCGCTGTTCGATTGCGGCCTCTACAACCCGGCCACCAAGTCCGCCGACGTGCGGCGCTGGCTGGGCGAGGAAGCCGCCCATGATCACCATGGCGATCATGACCACGGCGACCATGAGCACAATCATCGGCACGATTCCCGCGTGCGCGCCTACTCGTTGGTTCATGACGGGCCGGTGCCGTTTTCGGCGATCGAGATGTTCCTCGACCTGTTGCGATCGGCGCATGGCGAGCGCCTGTTGCGCATGAAGGGCATCATCGAATTGTTGGAAGACCCGTCGCGGCCGCTGGTCGTCCACGGCGTGCAGAAGATCCTGCATCCGCCGGCGCGGCTGCCGTCCTGGCCGGACGGTCAACGCGGCACAAGGCTGGTGCTGATCACGCTCGACATGCCGGAAGATTACGTCCGCCGGCTGTTTGCCGCCTTCACCAACCGGCCGTCGATCGATACACCGGACCGCGCAGCGCTGGAAAACAACCCGCTGGCCATCGCCGGGCGGTAGTTTCAATTTCCGAACGCCGCACTGCCCCTCATCTGCCTGCCGGCATCTTCTCCCCGTATAGTGACGGGGAGAAGGGCGCCCTCACCGACGCTTTCGGCAATCAGCAACGTTGCAGAAAGAGCGCCAAGGTTGCGGCCAGTTCCCTTCTCCCCGTTCAACGGGGAGAAGATGCCGGCAGGCAGATGAGGGGCGGCGCACAGCTGGCAGAACGAGCTAAGTCGAGACTCAGCCGCCGCCGCGCTGGACGAGGAAGCGATGGCCGCCTGACATCGCTGCCGTTTCGATCAGATGATGGCCGCTCTCGGCGCAGAAGGCGGGAATGTCGATGACGGCGAGGGGGTCAGTGGTTTCGAGCCACAGGCGGCTGCCCGGCTGCATTGTGGCCAACCGCTTTTTTGCCTTGAGCACGGGCAACGGGCAGTTCAGGCCTTTGAGGTCGTAGATGGCGGCGGGGCTGGATGAGGGCCTGTCTTCCTGGCCCCCATCTTCTTGTTCAAGCATGAACCTCAGCCGCCGAACATGCCGAACAGCTTCTTCTTCAACCTTGTCGCCGTGCTTTCGGCGTCCGCAGCCTGCGTTTCGACTGCCGGGGCGGCCTCCGATGGCGCTACGGTGGCGGTGACGACAGGCGCTTCTGCGGCGGCCTTGGCAGCTTCCTTCTCGGCCAGAGCCTGAGCCTTGGCCGCCTCTTTCTCGGCCTTGGCTGCTTCTATCGCGGCAAGCCTTTGCTCCTCGGCCTTCTGCTTGGCGGCTTTCTCGGCGTCGAGCGCGGCCATTTTGCGGCCCGCCGGCGAATCGATGCGGCCCATGCGCGCCGTCTCGGTCACCGAGCCGTCGGCGTTGAATGAAGGCGGATCGATCGGCACACGTTCGCCACGGGCGCGCTTCTTCGACCACTCGGAGACGATGCTGGCTTCCTTGATGCCGGCGATGGTCGGCTTGGGCGCCGGCACGCTGGCCTTGACCGCGCCGTTGAAAGCCGCTTCGTAGGTGCTCTGATAGGCATTGAAGGCGCTCTTCAGCGAATCCGGCTGCGTCGTCGCGGGGCAGGCGCCGGCCGGATCGAAGGTCGCGCCGTCAGCCGCGACCTGGTTGAAGACATAGCGCTTCTGGCAGACGTCGACCTTCGGCGGCACTTTGGTGATCTCGAAATTATCGTAGCCGACCTTCAGCATCTTCCAGAATTCGTAGTTCGGGTCTTTGCGATAACGCGCCATGTTGGCGGCGGTCATGTGGAACGGAAAGGCCTGGATCTGGAACTCGGTCTGCCCGCCCTGGAAGGCATCGCGGCCGAAGGCGTAGATCTGCTCGATCTGTGCGTCGGTCATCGAATAGCAGCCCGACGACGAGCAGGCGCCATGGACCATCAGATGGGAACCGGTGCGGCCATTGGCTCGGTCGTAGGCGTTGGGATAGCCGATGTTGAAGGCAAGGTGGTAGCTCGACCGCGGATTCATCTGCGCCGGACGGACCGTATAGAAGCCCTCCGGCGCCTGGCGGTCGCCTTCGGTGTATTTGGGACCCAGCTTGCCCGACCATTTGCAGATGTCGTAGCTGGCGACCAAGTCATAGCGGCCGTTGGTCTTGGCCTTCCAGATTTCGAGCTTGCCCTCTTCCTTGAAGATGCGGGCCATCACCGGCGAGGTGCGGGTCATGCCCTTGGCCTTCATGCTGGCCAGGATCTTGTCGGGCAGCGGCTTGTTGGCCTGGGGGGCAAAATCCTTCATCGAAGAATCATTGCAGCCGGCGACGCCTAACGCGGCAATCACAAGTGCGGTGCGGGCAAGCTTGGCAAACATGGCTATGTCTTTTCTTTCGGGCCGCAGGCATCAGCGCCGTCAGGCCCAACCCTAATCCCGTTAACCTTGAAAATTCCTTACCGCAAGCGCCGGGCCTTACGGCAATCTGATTGAAACGAGTGCAGCGGCATTTTTGTGGCGAAGGTGCTCAATCTCGCCACATTGCGGCGCCGAAACCGTCTGGCGGTCCGTCCGATTGAAGTCGGACGGCCTGAAGCTTCTTGTTTGACCATGATCTTTTCCGAAAACCGGTACCCACTTTTTGGGATCATGGTCTAGAGGTTTCGCCCCATAGCCAGGTATTTCTCGCGGCGCTGCTCACGAAAATCGGTGTTGGCGCCGGAGAATTCCTTCATCGTTTTGGCGATGAGATCGCCGGTGGCGGCAATCACCGTCTCCGGGCCACGATGGGCGCCGCCGAGCGGTTCGGGAATGATGGCGTCGATAATCTTCAGCTCCAGCAGGTCCTGGGCGGTGATCTTCATATTGGTCGCCGCATCCTTCGAGCGGGTGGTGTCGCGCCACAGGATCGAGGCGGCGCCCTCCGGCGAGATCACCGAATAGATGGCGTGTTCGAGCATATAGACGCGGTTGGCGGTGGCGATCGCGATGGCGCCGCCCGAGCCGCCTTCGCCGATGACCACCGAGATCGACGGCACCTTCAGGCCGAGACAGGCCGAGGTCGAGCGGGCGATGGCTTCCGCCTGGCCGCGCTCCTCGGCATTGACGCCGGGGTAGGCGCCAGCCGTGTCGACCAGCGTCAGCAACGGGATATTGAAGCGGTCTGCGAGTTCCATCAGCCGCACCGCCTTGCGATAGCCCTCCGGTCGCACCGAGCCGAAATTATGCTTCAGCCGGCTGGCCGTGTCCGAACCCTTTTCCTGGCCGATGATCGCTACCGGCTCGCCGCGGAAGCGGGCGAAGCCGCCGACGATCGCCTGGTCCTCGCCGAAATTGCGGTCGCCGGCAAGCGGGGTGAAATCGTTGAACAGGCCCTTGATGAAGTCGACGCAATGCGGCCTGTCCGGATGGCGCGCCACCTGCACCTTCTGCCACGGGGTCAGCGCCCTATAAGTGTCGCGCAATGCGTCGCGCACGCGTTTCTCGAGACGGCTGATCTCATCGCCGACATCGACCGCCTCGCCATTCTCGGCGAGCTTCTTCAGCTCGACAATCTTGCCTTCGAGATCGGCAACCGGCTTTTCGAAATCGAGGTAATTGTACATTCTTGAGCGGACCGATAAGCCGGGAGGCAAAGACTGACGGAACCTAGGAAATACAGGCTCCGGGCGGTGGAACGTCGTCCTCACATAGCGATATGACGCCTAGTCGGCAAGCGGATGATGATCGTTGACCAGCCGCACCAGCCGCTCCTCCAGCACGTGCGTGTAAATCTGCGTCGTTGAAATATCGGCATGGCCAAGCAACTGCTGCACGGCCCTGAGATCGGCGCCGTTCTGCAGGAGATGGCTGGCGAAAGCATGGCGCAGCACATGCGGCGATATTTTCGCCGAGGCGATGCCGGCCCGCGCGGCAAGGCCCTTCAGGTCGCGCGCGAAGACCTGCCTGGAGAGATAGCCGCTATCGCTTGCTGCCGGAAACAGGAACGGGCTATCTGCGAAGGCCGGCAC
This window harbors:
- a CDS encoding D-alanyl-D-alanine carboxypeptidase family protein encodes the protein MRYRHFLKLLLAGAVALPVLAGPALANPTIVFELGNGKILQHQEAFKRWYPASLTKLMTAYVAFRAIAAGEVQLDSPIKVTKRSAGEPPSKMGFKPGSVMRLDNALKIMLVKSANDVAMAVGENIGGSQVAFAERMNTEARRLGMTGTHFVNPNGLFSPDQYTTARDLGLLVMAIRTEFPQYAPWFSIEGLAVGKKQIPNYNLLIGRYPGADGMKTGFVCPSGFNMIGSATRDGRTLVAVVLGEKSAVTRAETVARLLDHGFATPTPGWLTVAALPSYGDTTSVNNLNDEICKKKPAKEQSESVTVGDKNAPKSPYRKKLDHVPTLVAVGLGGATGPKPKAMLDASGLEYADVPLPNWRPDLPPPPGAEPAVIGSATAAQEPAKAVN
- a CDS encoding acetyl-CoA carboxylase carboxyltransferase subunit alpha, coding for MYNYLDFEKPVADLEGKIVELKKLAENGEAVDVGDEISRLEKRVRDALRDTYRALTPWQKVQVARHPDRPHCVDFIKGLFNDFTPLAGDRNFGEDQAIVGGFARFRGEPVAIIGQEKGSDTASRLKHNFGSVRPEGYRKAVRLMELADRFNIPLLTLVDTAGAYPGVNAEERGQAEAIARSTSACLGLKVPSISVVIGEGGSGGAIAIATANRVYMLEHAIYSVISPEGAASILWRDTTRSKDAATNMKITAQDLLELKIIDAIIPEPLGGAHRGPETVIAATGDLIAKTMKEFSGANTDFREQRREKYLAMGRNL
- a CDS encoding L,D-transpeptidase family protein codes for the protein MFAKLARTALVIAALGVAGCNDSSMKDFAPQANKPLPDKILASMKAKGMTRTSPVMARIFKEEGKLEIWKAKTNGRYDLVASYDICKWSGKLGPKYTEGDRQAPEGFYTVRPAQMNPRSSYHLAFNIGYPNAYDRANGRTGSHLMVHGACSSSGCYSMTDAQIEQIYAFGRDAFQGGQTEFQIQAFPFHMTAANMARYRKDPNYEFWKMLKVGYDNFEITKVPPKVDVCQKRYVFNQVAADGATFDPAGACPATTQPDSLKSAFNAYQSTYEAAFNGAVKASVPAPKPTIAGIKEASIVSEWSKKRARGERVPIDPPSFNADGSVTETARMGRIDSPAGRKMAALDAEKAAKQKAEEQRLAAIEAAKAEKEAAKAQALAEKEAAKAAAEAPVVTATVAPSEAAPAVETQAADAESTATRLKKKLFGMFGG
- a CDS encoding HNH endonuclease, with the translated sequence MKKKLKFNSAKVRSELVEIQRGKCYYCKEPFTETGPKQATLEHKKPKMDGGTNERSNLAAACLECNQRLGRQMNAAKQRKAMGAERSKRPESECATAY
- a CDS encoding DnaJ domain-containing protein, whose translation is MFIDYYELLEISPNANSETIERVFRYFAMRYHPDNQDTGDASRFSEIAEAHNTLKDPVKRVQYDIQYKDHLKLRRELIEEVSNTKGIERDGVIQAKLLSLLYVKRRQDVNNPGIGDEELERMSGCPREHLEFHLWYLKAKGWIGRVENGMFAITVEGIDRANTEHRRDTSTRLLNHTG
- a CDS encoding sulfurtransferase TusA family protein yields the protein MLEQEDGGQEDRPSSSPAAIYDLKGLNCPLPVLKAKKRLATMQPGSRLWLETTDPLAVIDIPAFCAESGHHLIETAAMSGGHRFLVQRGGG
- a CDS encoding CobW family GTP-binding protein, coding for MSSGFPIAVSVLTGFLGAGKTTLLNRLLRDPALADTAVIINEFGEVAIDHLLVEQASDGIIQLSDGCLCCTVRGELVDTLADLVDRLQTGRIARLARVVIETTGLADPAPVLQSIMAHPALVHAFRLDGVITLVDVVNGNATLDAHVEAVKQVAVADRIVLTKADLATDPRDVEALRARLRQINPGAELLDAGDRRTDVAALFDCGLYNPATKSADVRRWLGEEAAHDHHGDHDHGDHEHNHRHDSRVRAYSLVHDGPVPFSAIEMFLDLLRSAHGERLLRMKGIIELLEDPSRPLVVHGVQKILHPPARLPSWPDGQRGTRLVLITLDMPEDYVRRLFAAFTNRPSIDTPDRAALENNPLAIAGR
- a CDS encoding group II intron maturase-specific domain-containing protein, with protein sequence MKGVFEKLDGWLRRRLRCILWRQWKRP
- a CDS encoding M20 aminoacylase family protein, with the protein product MPILNRAAEMQDEVAGWRRHLHQTPELNFDVFKTAAFVTDKLKAFGCDDVVTGLGKTGVVGIIRGRLGEGTSIGLRADMDALPLNEITGKPYASTIPGKMHACGHDGHTAMLLGAAKYLAETRNFAGSVAVIFQPAEEGGGGGNEMVKDGMMERFGISKVFGMHNMPGLPVGQFAIKAGPIMAATAEFTITVKGRGGHAAMPHGTIDPIVITSQLVGALQTIASRSTDPVEAVVVSVTKFHAGDAYNVIPESAEIAGTVRTLKGEVARKAEQRVRAICEGVGAAFGATIEVDYNANYPVTFNHPEETVFASDVAADVAGEAHVHRAIQPVMGGEDFSYMLEARPGAFIFIGNGDTAGLHNPAYDFNDEVIPHGMSYWVKLAETALAA